A portion of the Betta splendens chromosome 2, fBetSpl5.4, whole genome shotgun sequence genome contains these proteins:
- the LOC129605103 gene encoding uncharacterized protein LOC129605103 isoform X1, with the protein MSRANAPIVSALYSNAELSAMRVNPDLDSFPTISRRTEGEEASDQQPEQGGSSDTTAAGGHRPQHGRLTDSHNVCSRHVLGSSDEPATTDPAPAAIAVCKCPAHTGGTDPISAGNTRADAAAKAAARHPLPFVPCLLSSTSTQPPSPPSALPDLQTFSTPQECKLWLTNGATSSHGVWYGPDGKPCLPKHFFPHFAKLTHGLDHVSKGAMLDALTKHWYTKGFSIYAQKYCEACMTCAQHNPGKTTAKPLAAHPPPEQAFDHLMLDFIELTPAEGKKYCLVIVDMWSKWVEAFPAKHANSHAVTKALLTEIIPRWGIPSKISSDNGSHFANQALEEVGKFLNIDIR; encoded by the exons atgtcaagagcaaatgctcccattgtttctgctctctattctaatgcagaactgagcgcgatgagggtaaatccggatctggactcctttcccaccatcagcagaagaaccgaaggagaagaagcgtcTGACCAACagccagaacagggtggaagctctgacaccacagcagctggaggacacagaccacagcatggacgcctcacagactcccacaacgtctgcagccgtcacgttctgggctcatcagatgaaccagctactacagaccctgc accagctgcaattgctgtatgtaagtgccctgcacacactgggggcactgatcccatctctgctggaaacacacgcgctgatgctgctgcgaaggcagctgctcgacatccccttccctttgttccctgcctcttatcctccacctctacccaacctccctctcctccctctgctctccctgatcttcagacattctctaccccacaggaatgcaagctctggctgacgaatggcgccaccagtagccatggcgtttggtatgggcccgacggcaaaccttgcctacctaaacactttttccctcatttcgcgaagttgacacatggattagaccatgtatcaaagggggcaatgttagatgctcttacaaaacattggtacactaagggattttcaatctatgcgcaaaaatactgtgaagcgtgtatgacatgcgcccaacacaacccaggtaagacaactgccaaaccactggcagctcatccaccaccggaacaggcgtttgaccatttaatgctggatttcatcgaactaacgccggcagaaggtaaaaagtattgtttagtgattgttgatatgtggtcaaaatgggtggaggccttcccagctaaacatgctaacagccatgcagttaccaaagccttgctgacagaaataattcccagatggggaattccatctaaaatcagcagtgacaacggctcacacttcgcaaaccaagccctcgaggaagtgggaaagtttctgaacatcgacatcagatag
- the LOC129605103 gene encoding uncharacterized protein LOC129605103 isoform X2: MDVSDAELSAMRVNPDLDSFPTISRRTEGEEASDQQPEQGGSSDTTAAGGHRPQHGRLTDSHNVCSRHVLGSSDEPATTDPAPAAIAVCKCPAHTGGTDPISAGNTRADAAAKAAARHPLPFVPCLLSSTSTQPPSPPSALPDLQTFSTPQECKLWLTNGATSSHGVWYGPDGKPCLPKHFFPHFAKLTHGLDHVSKGAMLDALTKHWYTKGFSIYAQKYCEACMTCAQHNPGKTTAKPLAAHPPPEQAFDHLMLDFIELTPAEGKKYCLVIVDMWSKWVEAFPAKHANSHAVTKALLTEIIPRWGIPSKISSDNGSHFANQALEEVGKFLNIDIR; this comes from the exons aactgagcgcgatgagggtaaatccggatctggactcctttcccaccatcagcagaagaaccgaaggagaagaagcgtcTGACCAACagccagaacagggtggaagctctgacaccacagcagctggaggacacagaccacagcatggacgcctcacagactcccacaacgtctgcagccgtcacgttctgggctcatcagatgaaccagctactacagaccctgc accagctgcaattgctgtatgtaagtgccctgcacacactgggggcactgatcccatctctgctggaaacacacgcgctgatgctgctgcgaaggcagctgctcgacatccccttccctttgttccctgcctcttatcctccacctctacccaacctccctctcctccctctgctctccctgatcttcagacattctctaccccacaggaatgcaagctctggctgacgaatggcgccaccagtagccatggcgtttggtatgggcccgacggcaaaccttgcctacctaaacactttttccctcatttcgcgaagttgacacatggattagaccatgtatcaaagggggcaatgttagatgctcttacaaaacattggtacactaagggattttcaatctatgcgcaaaaatactgtgaagcgtgtatgacatgcgcccaacacaacccaggtaagacaactgccaaaccactggcagctcatccaccaccggaacaggcgtttgaccatttaatgctggatttcatcgaactaacgccggcagaaggtaaaaagtattgtttagtgattgttgatatgtggtcaaaatgggtggaggccttcccagctaaacatgctaacagccatgcagttaccaaagccttgctgacagaaataattcccagatggggaattccatctaaaatcagcagtgacaacggctcacacttcgcaaaccaagccctcgaggaagtgggaaagtttctgaacatcgacatcagatag
- the LOC129605103 gene encoding uncharacterized protein LOC129605103 isoform X3: MRVNPDLDSFPTISRRTEGEEASDQQPEQGGSSDTTAAGGHRPQHGRLTDSHNVCSRHVLGSSDEPATTDPAPAAIAVCKCPAHTGGTDPISAGNTRADAAAKAAARHPLPFVPCLLSSTSTQPPSPPSALPDLQTFSTPQECKLWLTNGATSSHGVWYGPDGKPCLPKHFFPHFAKLTHGLDHVSKGAMLDALTKHWYTKGFSIYAQKYCEACMTCAQHNPGKTTAKPLAAHPPPEQAFDHLMLDFIELTPAEGKKYCLVIVDMWSKWVEAFPAKHANSHAVTKALLTEIIPRWGIPSKISSDNGSHFANQALEEVGKFLNIDIR; this comes from the exons atgagggtaaatccggatctggactcctttcccaccatcagcagaagaaccgaaggagaagaagcgtcTGACCAACagccagaacagggtggaagctctgacaccacagcagctggaggacacagaccacagcatggacgcctcacagactcccacaacgtctgcagccgtcacgttctgggctcatcagatgaaccagctactacagaccctgc accagctgcaattgctgtatgtaagtgccctgcacacactgggggcactgatcccatctctgctggaaacacacgcgctgatgctgctgcgaaggcagctgctcgacatccccttccctttgttccctgcctcttatcctccacctctacccaacctccctctcctccctctgctctccctgatcttcagacattctctaccccacaggaatgcaagctctggctgacgaatggcgccaccagtagccatggcgtttggtatgggcccgacggcaaaccttgcctacctaaacactttttccctcatttcgcgaagttgacacatggattagaccatgtatcaaagggggcaatgttagatgctcttacaaaacattggtacactaagggattttcaatctatgcgcaaaaatactgtgaagcgtgtatgacatgcgcccaacacaacccaggtaagacaactgccaaaccactggcagctcatccaccaccggaacaggcgtttgaccatttaatgctggatttcatcgaactaacgccggcagaaggtaaaaagtattgtttagtgattgttgatatgtggtcaaaatgggtggaggccttcccagctaaacatgctaacagccatgcagttaccaaagccttgctgacagaaataattcccagatggggaattccatctaaaatcagcagtgacaacggctcacacttcgcaaaccaagccctcgaggaagtgggaaagtttctgaacatcgacatcagatag